The Pyxidicoccus sp. MSG2 DNA segment CGGCCGTGAGGACTCGCTCGTCGACGGCGTGGACCTCTCCCGCTCCGTCGGCTGGTTCACCAGCATCTACCCCGTGCACCTGTCCATGCCCCAGGGAGGCACGCCGGGCGATGGTGTGCGCGCGGTGCGTGAGTCCCTGCGCCACGTGCCCCACCACGGCGTGGGCTTCGGCATCATCAAGTGGCTGGGGCCCGACGCGCTCAGCGCTCCACTGCGCGCGATGCCGCTTCCGCAGGTGGCCTTCAACTACCTGGGCCAGTTCGACGGGGCCTCCGACACGTCGGCCATGCTCTCGTTCGCCAGGGAGTCCGCCGGCACCGAGGTCCCGAACGAAGCGCTCCGGATGCATCCGCTCGAGGTGGGCGGCTCCGTGCGCGAGGGCCAGCTGCAGCTCACGTTCGCGTACAGCGCCAACCTGCACCGCGAGGCCACCATCCAGGCGCTGGCTCAGCGCTTCCTCGCGCGGCTCCGCACCCTCATCACCGAGAGCCACACCGACGACGCGAAGCGCCGGGGCACCGCGGACTTCCCGCTCGCCACGCTCACCCAGCCGGCGCTCGACACGCTGCTCCACGCCGGCGTCGAGGACCTCTACCCGCTGTCCCCGCTCCAGCAGGGTCTGCTCTTCCACACCCTGCTGTCCCCCAAGTCCGGCGCCTACTTCGAGCAGCTCGCCTGGACGGCCAGCGGCTCCATGGACGTCGCCGACTTCCGGAAGGCGTGGCAGGCGCTCATCGACCGCACCGCCATCCTCCGCACGGGCTTCGTCTGGGACGGCGTCGATACGCCGCTCCAGGTGGTGCACGCGCACGCGGAGCTGCCGTGGGATCAGCTCGACTGGCGCGCCCTGTCCGTCCCGGAGCAGAAGGCCCGCTTCGCCGAGCTCCAGGCCGAGGATCGCCGTCGTGGCTTCGACCTGCGCCGGCCGCCGCTGATGCGGATGACGGCGGTGCGCCTGGCGGACGACACGTGGCGCTTCCTGTGGAGCCACCACCACCTGCTCCTGGACGGCTGGAGCCTCAGCCCCATCCTCCAGGACGTCTTCATCCTCTTCGACGCCTTCGCGTCCGGCCGCACCACGCCGAAGCTCCCCGCGCGCCCGGCGTACCGCGACTACATCGCCTGGCTGCAGCGCCGCGACACGGCGGCGGATGACGCCTTCTGGCGCACCACGCTCGAGGACTTCTCCGCGCCCACCCCGCTGCCCGCGGACACCCACGTCGGGCCGTCGGCGGGCGTCCAGGCCCGGCAGCAGACGCTGGATCTCCCGCTCACGCAGCAGCAGTCCGCCGCGCTCCAGGCCTTCGCGCGCCAGCACCAGCTCACGCTCTCCACGCTGACGATGGCCGCGTGGGGCTTCGTGCTCAGCCGTCACAGCGGTGAGCAGGACGTGGTCTTCGGCAACACCGTGGCGGGCCGCCCGCCCGAGCTGCCGGGTGCCGAGGCCATGGTGGGCCTGCTCATCAACACCGTGCCCGTGCGCATCCACGTGCCCGCCGCGGCCACGCCCGTGGCCACGTGGCTGGAGCAGCTCAAGGCCCAGCAGCAGCAGACGCGCAACCACGAACACACGCCGCTGGTGCACGTCCAGTCACTGTCGCAGGTGCCGCGCGGCTCCGCGCTGTTCGAGTCGCTCCTCGTCTTCGAGAACTACCCCATCGACGAGTCGATGGAGCAGCGCACCACTGCCATGTCGCTGAAGGACGTGGAGGGCGGCGAGCACACCCACTACCCCCTCACCGCCCTCGTGGTCCCCGGCCGCACCACGAAGCTGCGCCTCACCTACGAGGAGCCCCGCTTCGAGCGCGAGAGCATCCAGCGCGTCCTGGAGCAGTGGAGCCGCGCCCTGCTGTCGCTGGTCGCCCCCACGACGAGCACGCTCGCGGACGTCTCCATCATGGACGAGCAGGATCGCCAGCGCGTCCTGGTGGAGTGGAACGCCACCGACCTGGACTTCCCGCGCGACGCCTCGCTCGCCTCCCTCTTCGAGCAGCAGGCCACCCGCACGCCCGACGCCGTCGCTGTCATCGCGGGTGAGGAGTCCGTCACCTTCGCCGAGCTGGACGGTCGCGCCGCACGGCTCGCGAAGCTGCTGGGCTCGCTCGGGGTGCGTGAGGAGACGCCGGTCGGCGTCTGCCTGGAGCGCGGACTCGACCTGGTCATCTCGCTCCTGGCCATCCTGAAGGCCGGCGGCCACTACGTCCCGCTGGATCCGGCCTACCCGAGCCAGCGCCTGGGCTTCATCCTGGAGGACTCGCGGGCAGCCCTCGTGCTCACCCGCGCCGCCCTCGCGTCGGTGCTGCCCGAGAATTCGGCGCGCATGCTGTGCGTGGACTCGGACGAAGTGCAGGCCAGCGCCGCCGCACCGTCGGCCGTGCTGCCTCGGGTCTCCAGCAACCAGCTCGCGTACCTCATCTACACGTCCGGCTCCACGGGCCGTCCCAAGGCCGTGGCCATCGAGCACCGCAACGCGGTGGCCTTCCTGGCCTGGGCGCGCACCATCTTCCCGCCCGAGGTGCTCGCCGGCACGCTGTTCGCCACGTCCATCAACTTCGACCTGTCCATCTTCGAGCTGTTCCTCCCGCTGACCACGGGCGGCACGGTGGTGGTGGCGGACAACGCCCTGGCCCTGCCCACGCTGCCGGCCGCGAACCGGGTGACACTCGTCAACACGGTGCCCTCCGTCATGGCGGAGCTGCTGCGCTCGGGTCCGCTGCCCGAGAGCGTGCGGGTGGTGAACCTGGCCGGTGAGCCGCTGTCCACGACCCTGGTGCGCCAGCTCTACGCGCAGCCCAACGTCCAGAAGGTGTACGACCTCTACGGCCCGTCCGAGACGACGACGTACTCCACCTACGCCCTGCGCCAGTCGGACGGACCGGCCACCATCGGCCGTCCCGTCGGGAACACGCAGCTCTACGTCCTCGACGACCAGCGGCAGCCGGTGCCGGTGGGAGTGCCCGGAGAGCTGTTCATCGGCGGCGAGGGCGTCGCGCGTGGCTACCTCGGCCGGCCGGAGCTGACCGCCGAGCGCTTCGTCCACAACCCCTTCAAGCCCACGCCCGGTGCGCGCATGTACCGCACGGGAGACCGCGTGCGCTGGAAGGCGGACGGCACGATGGAGTACCTGGGCCGTGTCGACTTCCAGGTGAAGATCCGTGGCTTCCGCGTAGAGCCGGGAGAGGTGGAGACCGTCCTCTGCTCGCACGAGGACGTGCGCGAGGCCGTCGTCGTGGTCCGCGAGGACCACCCGGGTGACAAGCGCCTCGTCGGGTACGTGGTCCCCAAGGCCACCACCGCCAGCGTGGCGTCCATCCGGACCTTCCTCCAGGCGAAGCTGCCGGAGCACATGGTGCCCTCGGCGCTCGTCGTCCTGGACGCGCTGCCGCTGTCCCCCAACGGCAAGGTGGACCGACGGGCGCTGCCGGCGCCGACGCAGGTGGGCTCGGACGTGGCGCACGTCGCTCCGCGCGACTCGCTGGAGCTGGCCCTGACCCGGGTCTTCGAAGAGGTGCTCGGTGTCCCCTCGGTGGGCATCCACGATGACTTCTTCACGCTGGGTGGCCACTCGCTGCTCGCGGTGCGCCTCATGGGGCTGCTCCGCGAGCGCACCGGACGCAAGCTGCCGCTGGCCGCCCTCTTCCAGGCGTCCACGGTGGAGCAGCTCGCCGTCCTCGCCCGGCGCGAGCCCGCGCCCTGGATTCCGCTCGTCCCCATCCAGACGGGCGGAGACCTGCCGCCCTTCTTCTGCGTGCACCCGGTGGGCGGAGGCGTGCTCACCTACGCCGCGCTGGCGCGGGAGCTCGGGCCGCGGCAGCCCTTCTACGGACTGGAGGCCCAGGGGCTCGACGGCGCGGAGCCGCCGCTCGAGTCCATCCTGGAGATGGCCTACTTCTACATCGAGGCCATCCGCACCGTTCAGCCGCACGGCCCGTATCGACTGGGCGGCTGGTCGCTCGGCTCGGTCATCGCCTTCGAGATGGCCCGGGCGCTGCGCCTGCGCGGCGAGGAGGTGGAGGTGCTGGCCCTCATCGAACCCAGCCCCACGTCCTACGCCCGGGGCGAGCCCGTGCCGGACACCTCCGCGCTGGCGGGCCTCTTCGAGGCGGACCCCGCCCGGCTCGCGGCCGTGTCCGAGGAGCAGCGGCAGGCGCTGGAGCGCGTCTTCACCGCGAACCTCGGCGCACTCCACGCCCACACCCTGAAGCCGCAGGAGGGTGCGCTGACGCTGTTGCTGGGCGCGGACACGCAGGGCCTCCAGGGGGAAGGACCGACGCGTGGCTGGGATGTGCTCGTCGACACCGTGGACGTCGTCACGCTGCCCGGAGATCACCACTCCCTGCTGGCCGCTCCGAACCACGAAGCGCTCGCTCGCGCCCTGGCCTCCGTGCTGTCAAAAGCCAGCGCGGACGCGAACGACACCGAGACTCCGCGCCGGGTGGGCTGAGCCCCCGAGCGACCCACCCTTCACATGACTGCCTCCATGAACCCGACTCCACAGTCCGCAGCCCCCCGCCCGACGCGCGCGTTCGGCATCACCTGGCTGGGCCAGGTCGCCTCGCTCGTCGGCTCGGGGGTGACTCAATTCGCGCTCGGCATCGAGATCTACAAGCGCTCCGGCTCCGTCACGCAGTTCTCGCTGCTCACCTTCTTCTACCTGCTGCCCATGGCGCTGGTGTCGCCCCTGGCGGGCGCGCTGGTGGACCGGTGGGACCGGCGGAAGGTGATGTTGCTGAGCGACCTGGGGTCGGGCATCGCCTCGATCTGCATCTGGGCCCTGCTCCAGGCCAGTGCCGCGGGAGCCTGGAAGCTCGAGTCCTGGCACTTCTACGGCCCCATCATCCTCAGTGCGCTGTTCAACGCCTTCCGCTGGCCGGCCTTCCAGGCGAGCACGACGCTGATGGTGCCGAAGGAGCAACTGGCGCGGGCCAACGGCTTCGTGGAGCTGGCCTCGGGCGTGGGGCAGCTCGTGTCTCCGGTGCTGGCCGGCGTGCTGCTCCTGAAGATTGGCCTGGAGGGCATCGTCCTGATGGACCTGTCCACCTTCGCCTTCTCCATGGTGACGCTGCTGATGGTGCGCTTCCCGAAGCCGCCGGTGTCCGCGGAGGGCGCGGCGGCGCGTGGCTCGCTCTGGAAGGAGATGGGGCTGGGCTGGCGCTTCATCCGCACTCGGCCGGGGCTGCTGGGGCTGCTGGGGCTGCTCGCGGTGGTCAACATCGTCATGGGCATGGTGATGGTGCTCATCACCCCGCTCATCCTGAGCTTCACGGATGCGGCGACGCTGGGGAAGGTGATGTCCCTCTCCGGGCTGGGCATGCTCTTCGGCGGCATCGCCATGGGCGTCTGGGGCGGGCCAAAGCGCCGCATTCATGGCGTGATCGGCTTCGTGCTGCTGGCGGGCCTGCCGCTGATGCTGGCGGTGCTTCCGCCAAGTCCGTGGCTGATGGGCGTCTGCGCGGCGCTGTTCCTCTTCAACATCCCCATCGTGGCGAGCTGCGGGCAGACCCTCTGGCAGCAGAAGGTGCCGCCGGACGTGCAGGGCCGCGTGTTCTCGGTGCGGCGCATGGTGAACCTGCTCGCCGCGCCGCTGGCCTCGGTGCTGGCGGGCGTGCTGTCCGACACGCTCTTCGAGCCGTGGATGGCGAAGGACGGTGCGCTCGCGAACAGCCTCGGGCCGTGGGTGGGCACCGGCACCGGGCGCGGCATCGCGCTGCTCTTCGCGGTGCTGGGCGCCGTGCTCGTCGTGCAGGCCATTGTCGCCTGGCAGAACCCGCACATCCGCAACCTGGAGGAGGAACTGCCGGACGCGGAGGCTGGGGCCGCGAGCGCGGTCCCCGCGGCCGTGGTCCAGGCCTCCCACTGAGTCTGAAGTGGCCCGTTTGAACCGGCCTGACAGGAGTGATGTAGTCCGCGCGCCGTTCCCAACGGCGGACTACCCACCCTGAAAGGTCACAGTGATTCGTTCCGCGAAGAAGGCAGGACAGGTGCTGCTCGCCGTCGCCGCTGGTTTTGTCGTGTCGTTCGGTGCAACGCAGGCCTTTGCCGCGTCCCAGGCGGCGCCACTCAGTTATGACTGCCAGGCGTTCTGCGTTGACCCATGCATTGAAGCCGGATTCAACGGTGGCTTCTGCATCAACAGCAGGGAATGCGCCTGCTACTGAACCGCCTCGCCTGAGCTGAATGCCCCGCGGCTGAGCGCTGCCAGCGCTCACCGCGCGGGCCGGCCCCAGGGCATCAGCCCAGCAGCCTGGACGTCTCGCGGGCATTCACCATCCGCTGCACCTCGCTGGTACCCTGACACGAGGAATGGCCACGTTTGTCCACTGGAGCGGCGCCCTCCACTACCGGGAGCGCTTCTTCTTCATCGACGCTGTCAGGGGCTCAGGACTGTTCCAGCCCGAGCCGCATGGACTGCATCCCCAGGTTGTCTCCATCCCGGATGTCGGACGCTACCAATGCACCTACGGCGTCTCGGATGGGGCCCTGTACCTCGAACAATTCCGCCTGCGGCTTCCCTACGTCGAGCGGCTGCGCATCCGTACCGGACGTGGGCCCCGGCTGTTCGGCAGGGAAGCCTCGGTCGACCTCGATGAAAAGGAGCGTCTGCCCGTCCTATTCCAGGACCTGCACGCTCCCATTCCATTCACCGGGGGAATGCTGCTGGGCGATGGATACATCCACGCCCTCGACCTTCCCGAGCCCATGCGGGAGGTGCGGAGACACACCGCCCACACCGCCATCTGTTGGAACGAGGTCCACGAGCTGCGCTTCCAGGAAGGCTGCCTGACGGAAGCTCATGATGTGTCTGAGGCAACCGCCCGCCTGCGCGAGGAACTGGCCGTCGAGACGAGCGAGCCCGGCACCCCGGCCTGGAGCGAAGACCTCCAGCGCCGGCTCGGGGGCATCTTCCGCCTGGATTACGGTGGGCTGATGCCACCGCGCACCCTCCGGTGAACGAGGCCCGCGTCCCGCACTTCACCCCAGCAGCTTGAACGTCTCGCGGGCAATCACCATCCGCTGCACCTCGCTGGTGCCTTCGTAGATGGTCTGCACGCGGGCGTCGCGGAAGTACCGCTCCACCGGGAACTCGTCGATGTACCCGTAGCCACCGTGGAGCTGCACGGCCTTGTCCGCCAGCTTGTTGCTCATCTCGCTGGCGAACAGCTTCGCCATGGAAGCCTCGCGCGAGAACGGCTGGCCCTGCTCCTTCATGTACGCCGCGCGCAGCGTCAGCAGCTCCGCCGCCTCCAGCTGCGTCTTCATGTCCGCCATCATGAAGCGCGGGGCCTGGAACTCGCCGATGGCCTGACCAAAGGCCTTGCGGTCCTTCGAGTACGCCACCGCCGCCTCCAGCGCCGCCCGGCCCACGCCACACGCCTGCGAGGCGATGCCGATGCGCCCGCCGTCCAGCGCCGTCATCGCCAGCCGGAAGCCCTGCCCCTCCGAGCCCAGGAGGTTCTCCGCGGGAATTACACAATCCTCGAACGTCAGCGACACCGTGTTCGAGGAGCGAAGCCCCATCTTGTCCTCGTGCTTGCCGATGATGAGACCCTTCGTCCCACCCTCCACGATGAAGCACGACAGGCCCTTGTTCCCCGTCGGCGAAGTGCGCGCCCACACCACCATGACACCCGCGTACGCGCCCGACGTGATCCACTGCTTGCTGCCATTCAGGACGTACGTGTCCCCGCGCTTCACCGCCGAGGTGAGCATCGCGCCCGGGTCCGAGCCCGCGTGCGGCTCCGACAGCGCGAAGGAGCCGGCAATCGCCTCGCCGGAGACCAGCTTCGAGACGAACTTCTCGCGCTGCGCCTCCGTGCCGAAGGCGTTGATGAGCTCCGCGCACATGTTCGTCACGGCCATCGTCACGGACGTGGACGCGTCCGCCGCCGCCATCTCCATCATCGCCAGCGCGTAGGAGACGACGCCCGCCTCCGAGCCGCCGTACTTCGACGGAATGTTCACCCCGAGCAGGCCCAGTTCGCCCATCTCCTTGTAGAGCTCGGTGGGGAAGCGCTCTTCACGATCCAGCGTGCGGGCCTGCGGGGCCACGCGCTCGCGCGCGAACTTGCGGGCGGTGTCGCGGATCAGCGTCTGGGTCTCGGTCAGCTCGAGGTTCACGGCGGTCTTCCTACTCGATGGCCTTGAGGTTGAACGGATACTCGATGGGGTGGTCCGCGCCGTCCGGAGGCTTGGGGAACGTCATGGACGACAGCACCGCCACCACGCAGTCGTGCAGGCCCGAATCCTTCAGCGTGCTCGACTTCTTCACCACCTTCGCGCCCTTCACCAGGCCGTTGGCGTCGATGGTGAAGGACGTCATCAGCCGGCCCTCTACCTTCTTGTTCTTCTCCGCCAGGTGGTCCTCGTAGCACTCCTGGATACGAGGCTGGTTGTACGAGACGACCTCCTTGATGGAGTCCGGCGTGAAGGGCATGCGCTCGACATCCGGCCCCTCGCTCTTCGCGGGGGCCGTGGCCGGAGCCGAGGCGGGCTTCCCGCCGGAGGGCTTCTTCGCGGGCGTGCCCTGTGCGAGCGCCACCGCCGAAACAAGAAGGACCGCAGGGAAAAGGACCCGCTTCATCACGCCTACTCCTTCAACAGGTTGGCGGAGATGACGATGCGCTGAATCTCGCTCGTCCCCTCGTAGATTTCGGTGATGCGCGCGTCGCGCACGTGGCGCTCGGCGTCCATCTCCTTGCTGTAGCCCATGCCGCCGTGCACCTGGAGGGCCTTGTTCGCCACGCGGCTGGCCATCTCGCTGGCGTACAGCTTGGCCATGGCACTCTCCGGGCTGTGGCGCTGGCCCTTGTCCTTCATCAGCGCCGCGCGCCACACCAGCAGCCGGGCCGCGTCGATCTCCGTGGCCATGTCGGCGATCATGAACTGGATGGCCTGGTGCTCGCGGATGGGCTTGCCGAAGGACTTGCGCTCGCCCGAGTAGCGGACCGCCTCCTCGTACGCCGCGCGGGCGATGCCGAGCGCCTGGGAGGCGATGCCGATGCGGCCGCCGTCCAGCGTGCTCATGGCGACCTTGAAGCCGTCGCCCTCCTTGCCCAGCATGTACTTCGCCGGCACGCGCATGTCCTCGAAGAACATGGAGCAGGACCAGGCGGCGCTGATGCCCATCTTCTTGTCGGGCTCGGCGCGGATGAAGCCGGGGGTGTTGGTGGGAACGAGGAAGGCGGTGATGCCCTTGTTGCCCTTCTCCTTGTTCGTCATCGTGAAGAGGACGATGGCGTCCGCCTTCGGGCCGTTGGTGATCCAGTTCTTGGAGCCGTTGATGACGTACTCGTCACCGCGGCGCACCGCGACGGTCTTCTGGGCGGCGGCGTCGCTGCCGGCCTCGGGCTCGGTGAGGCCGAAGCAGCCGAGCTTGTCGCCTCGGGCGAAGGGCGTGAGGAACTGCTCCTTCTGCTCCTCGTTGCCGAACTTCATCACCGGGTCGCAGTAGAGCGAGTTGTTCACGCTCATGATGACGCCGGTGGAGGCACAGCCGCGGCTGATCTCCTCCATGGCGATGGCGTAACAGACGTTGTCCAGCCCGGCGCCGCCGTGGCTCTCGGGAACGGCGACGCCCAGCAGGGACAGCTCCGCGAGCTTCTTCACCGCGTCCGTGGGCCACGCGTGGGTCTCATCCCACTTGCGGGCGTTGGGGATCAGCTCCTTGGCGGCGAACTCGCGGGTCATCCGCTGGATCTCGCGCTGGACGTCGGTCAGCTCGAAGTTCATGAGGCTCCTCGACAGCGGGGAGGAAAAGAGAAAGGCCTACATAGTATGGGGGCTTCCCCTCGGGAACAGCGAAGAGGAAGGCCCCCACTGCAAGCGCGGGTTGACGTGCCGATTAGAGGACGACCGGGCGGCCGGCTCCCGGGAATCCAGGGGTGAGCCAAGGAACATGTTGAGTGGCACGGTGACGTCGAAGGTGACGTCCGTGCGGTCGCCCTCCCCCGTCCAGGCCCGCCGGAGGACCAGGGACAGGGTCCACGGCACGGTGTGCCGGTGGCGCTCGATGAGGTCGTACGTCAGCCCCACGCCCGCCACCCCGCCCGAGCCATCCTCGCCCCACAGCCCCGCGCCCTCCACGAGCACGCCGAAGCGCAGCGTGTCCGGGAAGGCATACACCCGCGCCCCGGCGAGCAGCCGGAAGACCGACGGCTTCAGCCGGAGCTGGGGCTCCAGGAAGGGCGAGACGATGAGCGTGGGCCCGGGAATGTCCAGGGGCGGCGAGGCCCAGGGATGGACGGGCCAGGACAGGAGCCACCGCTCCTTCGAGTCCGCGCCCCACTCGTAGCGAACATCCGGAATGAGCGGCTCGAGCGCGCACGCGGTGTAGAGGCAGAGCGTGCGCTTCCAGGAGACGAGCGCCGGAGCGCGCCCGTCCTCGTCCCCTGCTTCCGCGGCCCATGACGGCGCCGCGGCCAGGAGGCAGGTCAGCAGTCCCCCGGCCGCGAGCGTCCGTCGCACTTCACTTGCCGGTGAAGGAAGCGGGGCGCTTCTCCAGGAACGCCTTCATGCCCTCGCGCTGGTCCGCCGAGCCGAACAGCTCGCCGAACGTCTTGCGCTCCAGCCTGTTGGCGACGCGCAGGTCCTCGTCCGCGCCCTCGAAGATGACGTGCTTGGCTTTGGCGATGGCGAGCGGGCCGTTCTTCAGCATCTTCGCGGCCACCTCGCGGCAGTGCGGCAGGAGTGCCTCGGGGGCGAACACCTCCAGCACCAGGCCGATCTCCTTCGCCTTCGCCGCGTCGATGCGCTCACCAGTGAAGATGAGCTCCTTGGCGCGAGCGCGGCCCACCGCGCGGGTGAGGCGCTGGGTGCCGCCGAAGCCCGGGATGACGCCCAGGCCCACCTCGGGCAGGCCGAGCTTCGCCTTCTCGGACGCGTAGATGAAGTCGCAGGCCAGGGCCAGCTCGCACCCGCCGCCGAGCGCGAAGCCGTTGACGGCCGCGATGGTGGGGATGGGCAGCAGCTCCAGCGCGGCCATGACGCGGTGGCCGAGCTCGCCGAACGCCTGCGCCTCCGCCTCGCTCAGCGCCGCCATCTCCGCGATGTCCGCGCCGGCGACGAAGGCCTTCTCGCCACCGCCGGTGACGATGAGCACGCGCACGTCCGAGCCGATGGAGCCCAGCGCGGACTCCATCTCCTGCAGCGTCTTGCTGTTGAGGGCGTTGAGCGCCTTGGGACGGTCGATGAACAGTGTGGCGACCGCGCCGTCCTGCTCCAGCCGGATGTTCTCGTAGGCCATGTGCGTGGGCTCCTCGGGTTAGTACTTGTAGAAGCCGCGGCCGCTCTTCTTGCCGTACCAGCCGGCGTCCACGTACTGGCGCAGCAGCGGGCTGGGGCGGTACTTGGAGTCACCGAGACCCTTGTGGAGCACCTCGGCGATGTAGAGCACGGTGTCCAGGCCGATGAAGTCCGCGAGCTGCAGCGGGCCCATGGGCTGGTTGGTGCCCAGCTTCATCGCGGTGTCGATGTCCTCCACCGTGCCCAGGCCCTCCATCAGCGCGAAGCAGGCCTCGTTGAGCATGGGGATGAGGATGCGGTTGACGATGAAGCCCGGGTAGTCCTTGGACACCACCGTCGTCTTGCCCATCTTCTCGGCCAGGGCGCGCGTGGTGGCGTAGGTCTCGTCGGAGGTGGCGGCGCCGCGGATGAGCTCCACCAGCTGCATCACCGGCACCGGGTTCATGAAGTGCATGCCGATGACGGACTCGGGGCGCTTCGTGGACGCGGCGATGCGGGTAATCGGAATGGACGAGGTGTTGGTGGCGAGGATGCCGCCCGGGCGCACCACGGCGTCGAGGTCCTGGAAGATGCGGCGCTTGAGGTCCTCGTTCTCCGTCACGGCCTCGACGGCGAAGTCGACGTCCTTCGCCTCCTTCACATCCGTGAGGGTGGCGAGCCTGGCCTCGGCGGCGGCGCGCTTCGCCTCGTCGAGCTTGCCCTTCTCCACCAGCTTCTTCAGGCCGCCCTTGATGCGCTCCGCGCCCTTGGCGAGCCCTTCCTTGGACACGTCCGCCAGCGTGACGCGCAGACCGGCCTGGAGTGCCACCTGCGCGATGCCCGCGCCCATCTGACCCGCCCCGACGACGACGATATGCTCCGTTGCCATGGTGTTCGCGAACCCCTTGGTGGATATGTGAGTGACGTGGGGCGCCATTAGCCCACGCTCTGTGGTCGGTCAACGACCGGCGGGAGGCAACCGGAGCTGGCGGACGATGTAGACGTCCTCGCCTACAGACAGCGACTCCTCCAGGCGCACACGCGCTTCACGCCCTTCCACCTTCACGAAGAGCCGCGCGTGCCACGTCCCCTCGGGCAGGTCCATCTTGAACGTCTCTTCCGGCGGCGGGCCCGAGGCGTAGAAGCGCTCCTCGCGCTTGACCACCTTGCCCTCGTCGTCCACCACCTGGAGGTCCACGGCCCGCACCGCGCTCCAGCCCGGCCCGTCGAACTGGAGGTGCAGCTCGCGCTCGGGG contains these protein-coding regions:
- a CDS encoding MFS transporter; amino-acid sequence: MNPTPQSAAPRPTRAFGITWLGQVASLVGSGVTQFALGIEIYKRSGSVTQFSLLTFFYLLPMALVSPLAGALVDRWDRRKVMLLSDLGSGIASICIWALLQASAAGAWKLESWHFYGPIILSALFNAFRWPAFQASTTLMVPKEQLARANGFVELASGVGQLVSPVLAGVLLLKIGLEGIVLMDLSTFAFSMVTLLMVRFPKPPVSAEGAAARGSLWKEMGLGWRFIRTRPGLLGLLGLLAVVNIVMGMVMVLITPLILSFTDAATLGKVMSLSGLGMLFGGIAMGVWGGPKRRIHGVIGFVLLAGLPLMLAVLPPSPWLMGVCAALFLFNIPIVASCGQTLWQQKVPPDVQGRVFSVRRMVNLLAAPLASVLAGVLSDTLFEPWMAKDGALANSLGPWVGTGTGRGIALLFAVLGAVLVVQAIVAWQNPHIRNLEEELPDAEAGAASAVPAAVVQASH
- a CDS encoding acyl-CoA dehydrogenase family protein, which gives rise to MNLELTETQTLIRDTARKFARERVAPQARTLDREERFPTELYKEMGELGLLGVNIPSKYGGSEAGVVSYALAMMEMAAADASTSVTMAVTNMCAELINAFGTEAQREKFVSKLVSGEAIAGSFALSEPHAGSDPGAMLTSAVKRGDTYVLNGSKQWITSGAYAGVMVVWARTSPTGNKGLSCFIVEGGTKGLIIGKHEDKMGLRSSNTVSLTFEDCVIPAENLLGSEGQGFRLAMTALDGGRIGIASQACGVGRAALEAAVAYSKDRKAFGQAIGEFQAPRFMMADMKTQLEAAELLTLRAAYMKEQGQPFSREASMAKLFASEMSNKLADKAVQLHGGYGYIDEFPVERYFRDARVQTIYEGTSEVQRMVIARETFKLLG
- a CDS encoding AgmX/PglI C-terminal domain-containing protein codes for the protein MKRVLFPAVLLVSAVALAQGTPAKKPSGGKPASAPATAPAKSEGPDVERMPFTPDSIKEVVSYNQPRIQECYEDHLAEKNKKVEGRLMTSFTIDANGLVKGAKVVKKSSTLKDSGLHDCVVAVLSSMTFPKPPDGADHPIEYPFNLKAIE
- a CDS encoding acyl-CoA dehydrogenase, producing the protein MNFELTDVQREIQRMTREFAAKELIPNARKWDETHAWPTDAVKKLAELSLLGVAVPESHGGAGLDNVCYAIAMEEISRGCASTGVIMSVNNSLYCDPVMKFGNEEQKEQFLTPFARGDKLGCFGLTEPEAGSDAAAQKTVAVRRGDEYVINGSKNWITNGPKADAIVLFTMTNKEKGNKGITAFLVPTNTPGFIRAEPDKKMGISAAWSCSMFFEDMRVPAKYMLGKEGDGFKVAMSTLDGGRIGIASQALGIARAAYEEAVRYSGERKSFGKPIREHQAIQFMIADMATEIDAARLLVWRAALMKDKGQRHSPESAMAKLYASEMASRVANKALQVHGGMGYSKEMDAERHVRDARITEIYEGTSEIQRIVISANLLKE
- a CDS encoding enoyl-CoA hydratase-related protein codes for the protein MAYENIRLEQDGAVATLFIDRPKALNALNSKTLQEMESALGSIGSDVRVLIVTGGGEKAFVAGADIAEMAALSEAEAQAFGELGHRVMAALELLPIPTIAAVNGFALGGGCELALACDFIYASEKAKLGLPEVGLGVIPGFGGTQRLTRAVGRARAKELIFTGERIDAAKAKEIGLVLEVFAPEALLPHCREVAAKMLKNGPLAIAKAKHVIFEGADEDLRVANRLERKTFGELFGSADQREGMKAFLEKRPASFTGK
- a CDS encoding 3-hydroxyacyl-CoA dehydrogenase family protein, with translation MATEHIVVVGAGQMGAGIAQVALQAGLRVTLADVSKEGLAKGAERIKGGLKKLVEKGKLDEAKRAAAEARLATLTDVKEAKDVDFAVEAVTENEDLKRRIFQDLDAVVRPGGILATNTSSIPITRIAASTKRPESVIGMHFMNPVPVMQLVELIRGAATSDETYATTRALAEKMGKTTVVSKDYPGFIVNRILIPMLNEACFALMEGLGTVEDIDTAMKLGTNQPMGPLQLADFIGLDTVLYIAEVLHKGLGDSKYRPSPLLRQYVDAGWYGKKSGRGFYKY